The following proteins are encoded in a genomic region of Arcobacter cloacae:
- a CDS encoding winged helix-turn-helix domain-containing protein, with translation MEIKVKVWIEDEHKNLIFGSGKTEILRQIEQTGSISEAAKKVGMNYKKAWSHIKILEEYIEDDLVITKKGRGEDSGTKLTSKAKELISLYKTLDEDIKNYSKQRFKELFLDKELIKTKENIDV, from the coding sequence ATGGAAATAAAAGTTAAAGTTTGGATAGAAGATGAACACAAAAATCTCATCTTTGGAAGTGGAAAAACTGAGATTTTAAGACAGATTGAGCAAACAGGCTCTATTAGTGAAGCAGCAAAAAAAGTAGGTATGAACTATAAAAAAGCTTGGTCTCACATAAAAATACTTGAAGAGTATATAGAAGATGATTTAGTGATTACAAAAAAAGGAAGAGGTGAGGATAGTGGAACTAAACTCACCTCTAAAGCAAAAGAGTTAATCTCTTTGTATAAAACCCTTGATGAAGATATAAAAAACTATTCAAAACAAAGATTCAAAGAGCTTTTTTTGGATAAAGAG